One Thalassophryne amazonica chromosome 10, fThaAma1.1, whole genome shotgun sequence genomic region harbors:
- the mafaa gene encoding transcription factor MafAa, whose amino-acid sequence MATDLAMSAELPNSPLAIEYVNDFDLMKFEVKKEPPEADRYCHRLPSGSLSSTPISTPCSSVPSSPSFCAPSPGAQPNQSLASGVINSGGSNNSSSNGGNNHSNAGKPQLEDLYWIPSYQHHINPEALNLTPEDAVEALIGNAHHHHHHHHQAYEGFRGQQYVGEDLSAASAAHHHQAHHHHHHHHHGHHGRLEDRFSDEQLVSMTVRELNRQLRGFSKEEVIRLKQKRRTLKNRGYAQSCRFKRVQQRHMLETEKCTLQNQVEQLKQDVARLVKERDLYKEKYEKLASRTYNTGGPANTRDPSAAGHAKQAEFFM is encoded by the coding sequence ATGGCCACTGACCTCGCCATGAGCGCAGAGCTGCCCAACAGCCCGCTGGCCATCGAGTACGTCAACGACTTCGACCTCATGAAGTTTGAGGTGAAGAAGGAACCGCCCGAGGCCGACCGCTACTGCCACCGGCTCCCGTCGGGCTCCCTGTCCTCCACCCCGATCAGCACACCCTGTTCCTCCGTGCCTTCCTCCCCGAGCTTCTGCGCGCCGAGTCCGGGCGCGCAGCCTAACCAGAGCCTCGCCAGCGGGGTCATCAACAGTGGCggcagcaacaacagcagcagcaacggCGGCAACAATCACAGCAACGCAGGCAAACCTCAGCTGGAAGACCTGTACTGGATCCCCAGCTACCAGCACCACATCAACCCCGAGGCGCTCAACCTGACCCCGGAGGACGCCGTGGAGGCCCTCATCGGCAACgcgcaccaccaccaccaccaccatcaccaggCCTACGAGGGCTTCCGCGGCCAGCAGTACGTCGGGGAGGACCTGTCCGCGGCCTCGGCGGCTCACCACCACCaggcccatcaccaccaccatcaccaccaccacggcCACCACGGCCGCCTGGAGGATCGCTTCTCGGACGAGCAGCTGGTCAGCATGACTGTGCGGGAGCTGAACCGGCAGCTGCGCGGCTTCAGCAAGGAGGAGGTGATCCGCCTGAAGCAGAAGCGGCGCACGCTGAAGAACCGCGGCTACGCACAGTCCTGCCGCTTCAAGCGCGTCCAGCAGAGGCACATGCTGGAGACCGAGAAGTGCACCCTGCAGaaccaggtggagcagctgaagcaggACGTGGCCCGGCTCGTCAAGGAGCGGGATCTGTACAAGGAGAAGTACGAGAAGCTGGCCAGCCGGACCTACAATACCGGCGGACCTGCAAACACGAGAGACCCGTCGGCTGCGGGTCACGCAAAACAGGCCGAGTTCTTCATGTGA